A genomic segment from Amphiura filiformis chromosome 10, Afil_fr2py, whole genome shotgun sequence encodes:
- the LOC140161643 gene encoding craniofacial development protein 2-like: MEVKVKRGRNARGQYGRNHQRKDGCRLPSHDSEANTSYDVLQPKLKGRCKIDESHMSGQRSINICTYNTRTLRTEESLESLIDELRDLKWDIIGLSETKRAGEGIEELKGGVWLYNHGKTEDNRNAKGIGFMIHPKFKDYIREIKYYSNRVVSLDVQLTANNHLCVVQVYAPTSEYEDEAVEEMYEDVSKAMEESRATYTIVMGDFNAKIGRRQSGEESIMGRYGIGERNRRGEMLLEYATQQNLVIANTFFKKKENRYWTWESPGGKIRNQIDFVLSSQRGILQNCEVITNVDIGSDHRMIRAKILLNKKLARLKFIKNSKKSKLNIMRLKERRKNFN; this comes from the coding sequence ATGGAAGTGAAAGTAAAAAGAGGCCGTAATGCCCGAGGCCAATACGGGCGCAACCACCAGAGAAAAGATGGTTGCAGATTGCCCAGTCATGACTCGGAAGCCAACACTTCGTATGACGTTTTGCAGCCAAAGCTGAAAGGACGCTGCAAGATTGATGAGAGCCATATGAGTGGACAAAGAAGTATTAATATATGTACATATAATACCAGAACTTTAAGGACCGAAGAATCTCTGGAATCACTTATAGATGAACTGAGAGATCTCAAGTGGGACATTATAGGACTGTCAGAGACAAAGCGTGCTGGAGAGGGCATTGAAGAATTGAAAGGAGGAGTATGGCTTTATAATCATGGGAAAACTGAGGACAACAGGAATGCGAAAGGAATTGGATTCATGATCCATCCAAAATTCAAAGACTATATCAGAGAAATAAAATACTACTCAAATAGAGTTGTTTCACTTGATGTACAACTGACAGCAAACAATCACCTATGTGTAGTGCAAGTGTATGCACCTACCAGCGAATATGAGGATGAAGCAGTAGAAGAAATGTATGAGGATGTGAGTAAGGCGATGGAAGAAAGTAGAGCAACCTACACCATAGTAATGGGAGATTTCAACGCCAAGATAGGTAGACGTCAATCCGGAGAGGAATCAATCATGGGAAGGTATGGAATTGGCGAAAGAAACAGAAGAGGAGAGATGCTACTTGAATATGCTACACAACAAAACCTGGTTATTGCCAACACTttcttcaaaaagaaagaaaacagataCTGGACATGGGAAAGCCCAGGAGGAAAGATCAGGAATCAGATTGATTTTGTACTAAGTAGCCAGAGAGGCATACTACAGAATTGTGAAGTGATCACGAATGTGGACATTGGCAGCGATCACAGGATGATTAGAGCTAAGATACTACTGAACAAGAAACTGGCAAGACTCAAATTCATCAAGAATTCTAAAAAGAGCAAACTAAATATAATGCGGCTGAAAGAAAGGAGGAAGAATTTCAACTAA
- the LOC140161644 gene encoding uncharacterized protein, producing the protein MRESLLVIVGEDECLVSYDVTALFTSVPVDESVNIIHDLLSKDTTLSARTKLTPQQITDMLTVCLKTIYFVHDGQFYSQCEGAAMGSLVSPITANLFMEYLETLALSCLHSPPTFYGRYVDDTMVILKRSVVEDFTNHPNSPGY; encoded by the coding sequence ATGCGCGAGAGTCTACTTGTTATTGTTGGTGAGGATGAATGCCTTGTATCCTACGATGTTACGGCGCTCTTCACCAGTGTACCTGTCGACGAAAGTGTCAACATAATTCATGATTTATTATCTAAAGATACCACGCTATCTGCTCGCACCAAATTAACCCCACAACAGATCACTGATATGCTTACTGTGTGTTTGAAAACCATCTACTTTGTCCATGATGGTCAGTTTTATTCGCAATGTGAGGGCGCTGCAATGGGCTCCCTGGTTAGTCCTATCACCGCTAACCTGTTCATGGAATACTTGGAAACATTGGCTTTGTCATGTTTGCATTCTCCACCCACTTTTTATGGCCGTTATGTTGATGACACCATGGTGATCCTAAAGCGTTCAGTGGTTGAGGACTTTACCAATCACCCCAATTCACCCGGCTATTAA